One segment of Methanolinea mesophila DNA contains the following:
- a CDS encoding ABC transporter permease, whose product MGKKELKVAFLLSLRALQRGSRASTFMTVLIISLCFTNMIFLPGLFNGIGQGITTQIVDYEVGNVLVSPQAGDQYINDLDATLDLINHMPGVERATPHYTKGATLKYRDRVLSVGVRAINPSDEKYVSPLYTKMIAGTYLGDGDTGEVIIGKTVAGDASVRQEDEFEPSLGGVRVGDSITIEYGNGYTKDYRIKGIYQTGWASSDSTVYTTMSDMELVEGQALDRADYITVKIKPGYTEKFVKDELQAYGVSQNVQTTADLLSKGVGRVLQSFAIINMVSLIVSVIITTVVLFIVITIKTLNNRKQIGILKAIGVQKEVIMHSYGFQVIILALAGIALGILITSLLALYLSINPIVTPEWSATLYLTPMDMLTNSLILFLAAGIAGYVPAWRVAQEDIQKSMRA is encoded by the coding sequence ATGGGTAAAAAAGAACTGAAAGTCGCGTTCCTGCTCTCACTCCGGGCACTGCAGAGGGGAAGCCGGGCGAGCACCTTCATGACGGTGCTGATCATCTCGCTCTGCTTCACCAACATGATCTTCCTCCCCGGGCTCTTCAACGGGATCGGGCAGGGGATCACCACCCAGATCGTGGACTACGAGGTGGGAAACGTCCTGGTCAGCCCCCAGGCAGGCGACCAGTACATCAACGACCTCGACGCGACGCTCGACCTGATCAACCACATGCCGGGGGTGGAGCGGGCGACCCCGCATTATACCAAGGGAGCCACGCTCAAGTACCGGGACAGGGTGCTCTCCGTCGGGGTGCGGGCGATCAACCCCTCCGACGAGAAGTACGTCTCCCCGCTCTATACCAAGATGATCGCCGGGACGTACCTCGGCGACGGGGACACGGGCGAGGTGATCATCGGGAAGACGGTCGCCGGAGACGCCTCGGTCCGGCAGGAGGACGAGTTCGAGCCCTCGCTCGGCGGGGTCCGGGTCGGCGACTCGATCACCATCGAGTACGGGAACGGGTACACGAAGGATTACCGGATAAAGGGGATCTACCAGACGGGATGGGCTTCCTCGGACAGCACGGTCTACACCACCATGAGCGATATGGAACTGGTGGAAGGCCAGGCGCTCGACCGGGCGGACTACATCACCGTGAAGATCAAGCCGGGGTACACGGAGAAGTTCGTAAAAGACGAGCTCCAGGCGTACGGGGTCTCCCAGAACGTCCAGACCACGGCGGACCTGCTCTCCAAGGGTGTCGGGAGAGTGCTCCAGAGTTTCGCCATCATCAACATGGTCTCGCTGATCGTCTCGGTAATCATCACCACGGTGGTGCTGTTCATCGTGATCACTATCAAGACGCTGAACAACAGGAAGCAGATCGGGATCCTGAAGGCGATCGGGGTGCAGAAAGAGGTCATCATGCACAGCTACGGGTTCCAGGTCATTATCCTGGCCCTCGCAGGCATCGCGCTCGGGATCCTCATTACCTCGCTGCTCGCGCTCTACCTGTCGATCAATCCCATCGTGACCCCCGAATGGTCGGCGACCCTGTACCTGACACCGATGGACATGCTGACGAACTCCCTGATCCTGTTCCTCGCGGCGGGGATCGCCGGGTATGTCCCGGCCTGGCGGGTTGCGCAGGAAGACATCCAGAAATCAATGAGGGCATGA
- a CDS encoding ABC transporter ATP-binding protein, translating to MIRTENLRKVYPMGAVEVKALDGVDLEIGKGEFVGIMGPSGSGKTTLLHMLGLLDEPSAGKITIDGIDVRTLNDYEKTMFRLYKLGYVFQDYALVAELSVAENVCLPAMLRHDRTPEQYVAATRDILKEIGLYDRRDHVPGELSGGQQQRVAIARAMVNRPEILFADEPCANLDTENSRTVLDLFAKINDEQDQTIVMVSHEDWHKEYFHRIIRLRDGKIVEDTVKQ from the coding sequence ATGATCAGGACAGAGAACCTCAGGAAAGTCTACCCGATGGGCGCGGTTGAGGTAAAAGCCCTCGACGGCGTGGACCTCGAGATCGGCAAGGGGGAGTTCGTGGGGATCATGGGGCCCTCGGGGAGCGGGAAGACCACGCTCCTCCACATGCTCGGCCTGCTCGACGAACCTTCGGCCGGGAAGATCACCATCGACGGGATTGACGTCCGCACACTGAACGACTATGAAAAGACCATGTTCCGGCTCTACAAGCTCGGGTACGTCTTCCAGGACTACGCCCTCGTCGCCGAGCTCTCCGTCGCGGAGAACGTCTGTCTCCCGGCGATGCTCCGCCACGACCGCACCCCCGAGCAGTATGTGGCCGCGACCAGGGACATCCTGAAGGAGATCGGGCTCTACGACCGGAGGGACCACGTTCCGGGCGAGCTCTCCGGCGGGCAGCAGCAGCGGGTGGCGATTGCCCGGGCCATGGTGAACCGGCCCGAGATCCTCTTCGCCGACGAACCGTGCGCGAACCTGGACACCGAGAACTCGCGGACCGTGCTCGACCTGTTCGCAAAGATCAACGACGAGCAGGACCAGACTATCGTTATGGTCTCGCACGAGGACTGGCACAAGGAGTACTTCCACCGGATTATCCGGCTTCGTGATGGGAAGATCGTGGAAGACACGGTGAAGCAGTAA
- a CDS encoding zinc ribbon domain-containing protein, whose translation MPKYCPECGAELINPDAEICPTCGGRLKPVPMPEQKKNPVIALILSIIVTGLGQVYNDQLGKGILYFVIALICGLLIFVLIGIILLPIWWIVGIVDAYKTAELINQGKDASGFINI comes from the coding sequence ATGCCGAAGTACTGCCCGGAATGTGGCGCGGAGCTGATCAACCCCGATGCCGAGATATGCCCGACCTGCGGGGGAAGGTTAAAACCGGTCCCCATGCCGGAACAAAAAAAGAACCCGGTCATCGCCCTGATTCTCTCGATCATCGTGACCGGCCTCGGCCAGGTCTATAACGACCAGCTGGGAAAAGGGATCCTCTACTTCGTAATTGCGCTGATCTGCGGGCTGCTCATCTTTGTGCTTATAGGGATCATCCTCCTCCCGATCTGGTGGATCGTCGGGATCGTGGATGCCTACAAGACGGCTGAACTGATCAACCAGGGCAAGGACGCGTCCGGATTTATCAATATTTAA
- a CDS encoding Yip1 family protein → MNAGRIGDLLFNPDSFFSGLDQKKPDLLVPFCIILVGGLANLATSLVYETNVYWYILRTLLFTTVPEMMLILPFLIWVLVGTVLFVVGSWISKTGSFRVTLANTGYAMVPLIILGGIIDISIFTVLPATRFDFQAGASVALILFLIVIVSFFWTGYLLVFGVRNAHSLSQSQAFNVVIIALILVILIVSTLDLAIVGIGAGAPPG, encoded by the coding sequence ATGAATGCCGGAAGGATAGGGGACCTGTTGTTCAACCCGGATTCTTTCTTTTCGGGGCTTGATCAGAAAAAACCCGATCTTTTGGTACCTTTTTGCATTATTTTGGTGGGCGGGCTGGCAAACCTGGCCACCAGCCTGGTGTACGAGACAAATGTGTACTGGTATATCCTCAGAACGCTGTTGTTCACGACAGTCCCGGAGATGATGTTGATCCTCCCCTTTTTAATCTGGGTCCTGGTTGGCACGGTGCTCTTCGTCGTCGGAAGCTGGATATCGAAGACCGGATCCTTTAGGGTAACCCTCGCGAACACAGGATATGCGATGGTCCCGCTTATCATTCTCGGCGGCATCATCGATATCAGCATCTTCACGGTGCTACCGGCGACCCGTTTTGATTTCCAGGCCGGGGCCTCTGTAGCCCTCATACTCTTTCTTATCGTGATCGTCTCATTCTTCTGGACCGGATATCTGCTGGTCTTTGGGGTCCGGAACGCCCATTCGTTGTCCCAGTCACAGGCATTCAACGTCGTGATTATTGCACTTATCCTGGTGATTCTTATCGTTTCGACCCTCGATCTGGCGATCGTCGGGATCGGTGCCGGGGCGCCACCGGGATAG